Proteins found in one Bremerella volcania genomic segment:
- a CDS encoding DUF6044 family protein, whose translation MKSLLANLHSLSPHALPAILGICAVAGFMLPLMIWGEHSRLCVQDVLDQSPIQQHRAMHQENPLWLSGKPDPTLLKGAAPAAAGPELRGEFWAYYFLKPFNAYLLNQWLSRLVAFFGMYLLIHCLLREHAWGVVIATTVAMLFACLNFYPPTPFTVPVLPWMAVSLLMIYQRQPSYWPWLVLLVAPLLGSFLLAPAFLLGMVWLVWFFLAITGRWHWRLLGALSLSTVANVVCSFALAARGFSENYVSHRTLWVPMFTGKTAFDCCKTTAANFVLGNAHVHTHHYLLLPLLLIVTTGIVLVALRRKEWPGSPAASTGGYLSQPALMLPIVIFLCALCSFAYGFWQYPEFQRIWFSIPKFGMINVSRFHWLHPVLWYLAIAYCLAYLLDLPWLRQRSHWCWLLIGVVFCGQAMVILANRESALAYRAGTPSYAQFFATKQFDAIRDTIGMEPAEYYVASLGMHPSVAVYNGFYCLDGYQSDHALDYHLAFREIIAGELDQSEELRKYFDQWGGRCYLFSSELGKDFVYTADREQSIAKLRIDPEKFREMGGRYILSAVEIRDPAASNLNLIQEFPASEYDSAWTIYLYRVDGDQTRSKVSNSN comes from the coding sequence ATGAAGTCTCTCTTGGCAAATTTACATTCACTCAGTCCTCATGCCTTGCCGGCAATCCTGGGGATCTGCGCCGTCGCTGGTTTCATGCTGCCATTGATGATCTGGGGGGAACACTCGCGACTATGCGTGCAGGACGTCCTGGATCAAAGCCCCATTCAGCAACATCGTGCGATGCATCAGGAGAATCCTCTTTGGTTATCAGGCAAGCCTGATCCGACGTTGCTCAAAGGTGCGGCACCCGCCGCCGCCGGCCCGGAACTGCGCGGCGAGTTTTGGGCCTACTATTTTTTGAAGCCATTCAATGCGTACCTTCTCAATCAGTGGCTATCTCGTCTGGTGGCTTTCTTTGGCATGTACTTGCTGATTCACTGCTTGCTGCGCGAGCACGCGTGGGGGGTAGTGATCGCCACGACGGTGGCCATGCTGTTCGCGTGTCTCAATTTCTATCCCCCGACCCCTTTTACCGTACCGGTGTTGCCTTGGATGGCGGTTAGTCTCTTGATGATCTACCAGCGTCAACCGAGCTATTGGCCGTGGCTCGTTTTGTTGGTCGCTCCCTTGCTGGGATCGTTTCTCCTGGCTCCGGCCTTCCTACTGGGAATGGTGTGGCTGGTCTGGTTCTTTCTGGCCATCACCGGCCGTTGGCATTGGCGTTTGCTAGGCGCCCTTTCGCTTTCCACCGTGGCAAACGTTGTTTGCAGCTTCGCTCTGGCAGCGCGAGGTTTCTCGGAAAACTATGTTTCGCACCGAACCTTATGGGTTCCCATGTTTACCGGCAAAACGGCTTTCGATTGCTGCAAAACGACGGCGGCGAACTTTGTTTTAGGGAACGCTCACGTCCATACGCATCACTATCTGCTCTTACCGCTGCTGCTGATCGTCACAACTGGCATTGTTTTGGTCGCTCTGCGCCGAAAAGAGTGGCCCGGTTCGCCTGCGGCGTCGACCGGCGGCTATCTGTCTCAACCGGCGCTCATGTTGCCGATCGTCATTTTCCTGTGCGCCCTGTGCAGCTTTGCCTATGGCTTCTGGCAATATCCGGAATTTCAGCGAATCTGGTTTTCCATTCCCAAGTTTGGAATGATCAACGTCAGTCGGTTTCACTGGCTGCATCCGGTGCTATGGTACCTGGCGATCGCCTATTGCCTGGCCTACTTGCTTGACCTGCCCTGGCTGCGACAACGATCCCATTGGTGTTGGCTACTTATCGGCGTGGTATTCTGCGGGCAAGCGATGGTGATCTTGGCGAATAGGGAATCGGCTCTCGCGTATCGAGCGGGAACGCCCAGCTATGCCCAGTTCTTCGCGACGAAACAGTTCGACGCCATTCGAGATACGATCGGCATGGAACCAGCGGAGTATTACGTCGCCTCGCTGGGCATGCATCCTTCGGTGGCCGTGTACAACGGTTTCTACTGCTTGGACGGCTATCAATCGGACCATGCGCTCGACTACCATCTCGCGTTTCGCGAAATCATCGCAGGCGAACTCGATCAGAGCGAGGAGCTACGAAAGTACTTTGATCAATGGGGAGGCCGATGTTACCTGTTTTCTTCCGAGCTTGGTAAAGACTTCGTCTACACGGCCGACAGAGAACAATCGATTGCCAAGTTAAGAATCGACCCCGAGAAATTCCGCGAAATGGGAGGGCGTTATATTCTCTCGGCCGTTGAAATCCGAGATCCGGCTGCCAGCAACTTGAATCTCATCCAAGAGTTTCCTGCGTCCGAGTATGACTCGGCCTGGACGATCTACCTTTATCGCGTAGACGGTGACCAGACACGGTCGAAGGTAAGTAACTCAAACTAA
- a CDS encoding HTTM domain-containing protein codes for MMRSFIHDTTSGLSLGLFRIAFGSVLTAEILHLWYFQELIFRPLGSDSSAQFHPSFILMFWIVAAVCLTIGLFTKYAAVVNYVCCVSVLSNFTIFEYHIDYIYITAAIYMVFAPIGLRLSVDSCLAARSGSSAPREPIQVPYAWNLTLVFLAIGLVYFDSAIFKWRSDMWLAGLGMWQPASHPAATFVDLTPILNREWLVKLLSYTVLIFESLFLLIMWFRPIQPALMLLGIAFHLGILLAFPIPFFALAVVSCYLVLLPESWIKRVLFWIPTLSDAAAQEVPRTAADEAAESKLPSSLGIHQRRTVWGLACVMMVAFVMQLLCRTNPQALQKPLGLDAGSLSQLQDRLDGFRYYARAFTGITLHPVFMDRHFSEYNHVVRVVFVDDSSGNVMPVPIQRDSGQVSWYSSGRMWVYDCFRCVGPTIVPDQLQANLERVCFFWASKNDVDLASGHFEVFAKHVDTANGWEKDFLRKQLAKPWQPVGQFRWNGDSFEGRIEDVERLVTEDPPSQ; via the coding sequence ATGATGCGTAGTTTCATCCACGATACGACCAGCGGTCTCTCCTTGGGGCTCTTTCGCATTGCTTTCGGTTCCGTCCTGACCGCGGAAATTCTTCACTTGTGGTATTTCCAGGAACTGATTTTTCGTCCCTTGGGGAGCGATTCGAGCGCTCAGTTTCATCCTTCGTTCATCCTGATGTTCTGGATCGTGGCCGCAGTCTGTCTGACGATTGGGCTGTTTACCAAATACGCCGCCGTGGTCAATTACGTGTGCTGCGTTTCCGTTCTAAGCAACTTTACCATTTTCGAATACCACATCGACTACATCTACATCACGGCCGCCATCTATATGGTGTTCGCCCCGATCGGATTGCGATTGAGCGTTGATTCGTGCCTTGCGGCCCGATCGGGCTCTTCCGCCCCGAGAGAACCCATTCAGGTTCCCTATGCCTGGAACCTGACGCTCGTGTTTCTTGCGATTGGACTTGTCTATTTCGATTCGGCGATTTTTAAATGGCGCTCCGATATGTGGTTGGCGGGGCTGGGAATGTGGCAGCCGGCATCGCATCCGGCGGCCACGTTCGTCGACTTAACGCCGATCTTGAATCGCGAATGGCTCGTCAAGTTGCTAAGCTATACCGTTCTCATCTTCGAATCACTGTTCCTTTTGATCATGTGGTTTCGCCCGATCCAGCCTGCTCTGATGCTGTTGGGAATCGCTTTCCACTTAGGGATTCTGTTGGCGTTTCCGATTCCTTTTTTCGCGTTGGCAGTGGTTTCGTGCTACCTCGTTTTGCTCCCGGAGAGCTGGATCAAGAGGGTCCTGTTTTGGATCCCGACCCTTTCCGACGCCGCAGCGCAAGAAGTCCCGCGCACGGCAGCCGATGAGGCCGCAGAATCAAAACTCCCAAGCTCTTTGGGAATTCACCAGCGAAGGACGGTCTGGGGACTGGCTTGCGTCATGATGGTGGCTTTTGTCATGCAATTGCTGTGTCGGACGAACCCTCAGGCGCTGCAAAAGCCGCTGGGGCTCGACGCTGGATCCCTGTCTCAACTTCAAGACCGCCTGGACGGTTTTCGCTACTACGCCAGAGCCTTCACCGGGATCACGCTGCATCCCGTTTTCATGGACCGTCACTTTTCCGAGTATAATCACGTGGTGCGGGTCGTATTCGTCGACGATTCCTCAGGCAACGTGATGCCTGTTCCCATTCAACGAGACAGCGGTCAGGTGTCGTGGTATTCCAGCGGTCGAATGTGGGTCTACGACTGCTTTCGTTGCGTTGGGCCGACGATCGTTCCCGATCAATTGCAAGCGAACCTCGAGAGAGTGTGTTTCTTCTGGGCCAGCAAGAACGACGTTGACCTCGCTTCGGGGCACTTCGAGGTCTTCGCAAAGCATGTCGATACGGCCAATGGGTGGGAGAAGGATTTTCTCAGAAAGCAACTCGCCAAGCCCTGGCAGCCTGTGGGTCAGTTCCGATGGAACGGGGACTCCTTCGAAGGACGAATTGAAGACGTCGAGCGGTTGGTTACGGAAGATCCGCCTTCGCAATAA